Below is a genomic region from Bradyrhizobium sp. 1(2017).
GTGGGATTGGCCATGCAGCGTCGTGTTGTCGTCGCCGAAGATCGTGACCTCTGCTTCAGGCTGGCTGAGAGTTGCCGTCACGGTGTCGTTGCCGCCCCAGGCGTCCGTGGTGGTCGGGAAGTTCGGATCTCCGGTGATGGTTTCGATTTGACCAAACTGGTCGAGCAGGACGTCGATGGTGTCGTTGGGCAGATGTTGCATGGCGTAACTCCCATTTCATTGTCGGAGGCGGGCCGCACGCCGGCAAAATGCGCGACGTGCTGCGACCACGCTTCACGAAGGCGAATCCAGTTTCCTCAGATGATGAAGTCGGTCGGATGCAGGCTCGCGGCGTGAACCCCGTCCAGCGTGATGGAATCGTTGGCGGACAGGTGGATCACGGCGTCGCCGGCGGTGTTGTCGCTGATCAGTTTCGACAGCGCGGTCCAGTCGGTAAAGCCGTAGTTCTGCACGTCGATCAAATCGTGCTCCGCCGCGGTGCTGCCGACGGCCTCGTTGCCCTGATCGAAGTCGTTGATCACGTCGTTGCCGGAACCGGTGTTGAAGACGAAGAGGTCGTTGTTTGGTCCGCCCCACATCTGGTCGTTGCCGGCGCCGCCGTTCAGCGTATCCATGCCGCCGGTGATCGAACCCGGTGATGCGGGTTCATAGGTCCGCGCATCGCCATACATGAAGTCCCGGCCGGCGCCGCCGTTGAGGATGTCGTTGCCGCCCTGAGCATGACCCGTCATGTCCGGCGCGTCGCCGTACATCTGCGAGATCGCATCCGCATTCTGGCCGTCGATCTTGACGGTCAGGACATCGTCGCCGCCCTTGGTGAGATCCATCAGCGACGTCGACGAATCCCCCGACAGGGTTGCGCCGGATATCGGGCTGTCGCCGTCCAGGGTGGTGGTCAGATTGTCGTTGCCGCCCTGGGCAAGGCCGCGCAGGGCGCCGATGGCGTCGCCGCTGACAGCCGCCCCGCCGTCGATGGTGAGCACGCTCACATCGAGCGTGTCGTTGCCGCCGTGCGAGGTGTCGATCATGGAACCGCCGGCATCGCCGGCGAACAGGTTGGAACCGCCGCGCCACCCGATCGAGCCGGTGATGTCGTCATTGCCGCCCTGCGCGTTGCCCGACATGTCGCCCGCGACGTCGCCGAAGGCCGAGACAGGGGTGTAGATCGTGCCATGGGCATCCGCGACGATGGTGTCATTGCCGCCCTTGGCGTCGTCGATCATCGCCTGGGTATCGCCCACCACGAGGGCGGAGTTCCAGCCGCCGCTGATGTCGGCGATGAGCGTGTCGTTTCCGCCTTGCGAGTGACCGAGCAACGTCGTGTGGTCGTCGCCGAAGATCGTGAGTTGGGTATGGAGTTCGGCGACGGTGGC
It encodes:
- a CDS encoding calcium-binding protein — its product is MQHLPNDTFDVTLDQFGQIETVSGDPGFPAAKDVVGGNDTVTATVAELHTQLTIFGDDHTTLLGHSQGGNDTLIADISGGWNSALVVGDTQAMIDDAKGGNDTIVADAHGTIYTPVSAFGDVAGDMSGNAQGGNDDITGSIGWRGGSNLFAGDAGGSMIDTSHGGNDTLDVSVLTIDGGAAVSGDAIGALRGLAQGGNDNLTTTLDGDSPISGATLSGDSSTSLMDLTKGGDDVLTVKIDGQNADAISQMYGDAPDMTGHAQGGNDILNGGAGRDFMYGDARTYEPASPGSITGGMDTLNGGAGNDQMWGGPNNDLFVFNTGSGNDVINDFDQGNEAVGSTAAEHDLIDVQNYGFTDWTALSKLISDNTAGDAVIHLSANDSITLDGVHAASLHPTDFII